Proteins encoded by one window of Pseudomonas coleopterorum:
- a CDS encoding YqaJ viral recombinase family protein: MKIHNVAQGSAEWHALRAQHRTASEAPAMMGASKYQTRTELLSMKKTGIVPEVTAQQQRIFDRGHATEALARPIVEGRIGEDLFPIVGTSGNLLASMDGATMLGEILFEHKLWNASLVAQVRAGQLEPHYYWQLEQQLLVSGAEMVIFVCSDGTEENFVSMEYRPVPGRAEQLVEGWKQFEVDLAAFESEPAAAVSVGVSPESLPALRIEVTGMVTASNLEQFKAHSLAVFDGINTDLQTDQHFADAEKTVKWCGDVEDRLAAAKQHALSQTESIDALFRAIDEISAQARAKRLELDKLVKARKVAIRDEIVISAAKALQDHLDKINISFGGKVRMPVVKADFAGAIKGKKTISSLRDAADSELARAKIEASQIGDGIRANLDSLRSLAKDHAFLFNDAQQLVLKDNDDLVSVIKVRINEHETAEAKKLEVQREQIRQQELQRIADEQAAAAMAAEVKPEPVEAPVSQATKPAAVRQVAGSPKVAPKPTKLEARVTDLEALVKAVAAGEVPIAVLTVNWQALDDLVDAEGSEFSMPGVTLEQVAA, from the coding sequence ATGAAAATTCATAACGTAGCTCAGGGCTCAGCTGAATGGCATGCTCTGCGCGCCCAGCACCGAACTGCTTCTGAAGCCCCGGCCATGATGGGCGCTTCGAAGTACCAAACCCGCACCGAACTGCTGAGCATGAAGAAAACCGGCATCGTGCCTGAAGTGACCGCCCAGCAGCAGCGAATCTTCGACCGCGGTCATGCCACCGAGGCGCTGGCCCGGCCAATCGTCGAAGGTCGCATAGGCGAAGACCTGTTCCCGATCGTGGGCACCAGCGGCAACCTGCTCGCGTCTATGGACGGCGCAACGATGCTTGGTGAGATCCTCTTCGAACATAAGCTCTGGAACGCATCCTTGGTCGCCCAGGTGCGCGCAGGCCAGCTAGAGCCTCACTATTATTGGCAGCTGGAGCAGCAGCTTCTTGTAAGCGGTGCTGAGATGGTGATCTTCGTTTGCTCCGACGGGACGGAAGAGAATTTCGTATCGATGGAGTACCGCCCAGTGCCGGGCCGCGCTGAGCAATTAGTGGAAGGCTGGAAACAATTCGAGGTAGACCTCGCCGCTTTCGAATCCGAGCCTGCCGCTGCCGTATCCGTTGGAGTATCACCAGAAAGCCTGCCTGCGCTGCGAATCGAAGTCACCGGCATGGTCACCGCGAGCAACCTCGAGCAGTTCAAAGCGCACTCGCTAGCCGTGTTTGATGGCATCAACACCGACCTTCAAACGGACCAGCATTTCGCTGATGCTGAAAAAACGGTGAAGTGGTGTGGTGATGTCGAGGATCGACTTGCAGCAGCCAAGCAGCACGCCCTGAGCCAGACCGAAAGCATCGACGCCCTCTTCCGCGCTATCGACGAGATCAGCGCGCAAGCCAGGGCGAAGCGCCTGGAACTGGACAAGTTGGTGAAGGCGCGCAAGGTAGCCATTCGCGACGAGATCGTGATCAGCGCGGCCAAGGCTCTGCAGGACCATCTGGACAAGATCAACATTTCGTTCGGCGGCAAGGTGCGCATGCCTGTCGTCAAGGCGGACTTCGCCGGAGCCATCAAGGGCAAGAAGACCATCAGCAGCCTGCGCGATGCCGCCGACTCGGAACTGGCCCGGGCAAAGATCGAAGCCAGCCAGATCGGCGACGGAATCCGCGCAAACCTAGACAGCCTGCGCAGCCTAGCCAAGGATCACGCTTTCCTGTTCAACGACGCCCAGCAGCTGGTGCTCAAGGATAACGATGACCTGGTGTCGGTCATCAAGGTGCGGATCAACGAGCACGAAACCGCAGAGGCCAAGAAGCTCGAGGTTCAACGCGAGCAGATCCGCCAGCAGGAGTTGCAGCGTATCGCTGACGAGCAGGCCGCTGCGGCCATGGCCGCAGAGGTGAAGCCTGAGCCGGTAGAAGCTCCAGTGTCACAGGCCACAAAGCCTGCGGCAGTGCGCCAGGTCGCCGGCTCGCCGAAAGTGGCGCCGAAGCCTACCAAGCTTGAAGCGCGGGTGACCGACCTTGAAGCGCTGGTGAAAGCCGTGGCCGCCGGCGAAGTCCCTATTGCGGTCCTGACAGTCAACTGGCAAGCCCTCGACGACTTGGTTGACGCCGAGGGCTCAGAATTCAGCATGCCGGGGGTGACCCTGGAGCAGGTGGCAGCATGA
- the bet gene encoding phage recombination protein Bet, with protein sequence MSALIKQAEHMPAMSEDALVEVLSGSLYPGAARNSVVMVLAYCKAAQLDPMLKPVHIVPIWSKAAGKMVDTVMPGVGLYRIQAARTGQYAGISEPEYGPPVSLKLGNVDVTFPEWCRITVKRQMSNGLVAEYTANERWLENYATASKDSAAPNAMWKKRSYAQLAKCAEAQALRKAFPEVGSVPTADEMEGKVFEEGPREVASQRQPEQPIEAEPLETYPDAKLQENLPKWRAAVEAGRSSPEHLIATVSSKYTLTQEQIDAINQLKPIEGEAA encoded by the coding sequence GTGTCCGCACTAATAAAACAAGCCGAGCACATGCCGGCCATGTCCGAGGACGCTCTGGTAGAGGTTCTCAGCGGCAGCCTTTACCCAGGCGCGGCTCGCAACTCTGTCGTGATGGTGCTTGCCTACTGCAAAGCAGCTCAACTTGATCCGATGTTGAAGCCAGTGCACATCGTTCCGATCTGGAGCAAAGCAGCCGGGAAGATGGTGGACACCGTAATGCCCGGTGTTGGCCTGTATCGCATTCAGGCAGCACGCACCGGCCAGTACGCAGGTATCAGCGAGCCGGAATATGGTCCGCCTGTCAGCCTCAAGCTAGGCAATGTCGACGTGACGTTTCCGGAGTGGTGCCGCATTACGGTCAAACGGCAGATGAGCAATGGTTTGGTGGCAGAGTACACCGCCAACGAGCGCTGGCTTGAGAACTACGCCACCGCAAGCAAAGACTCCGCAGCGCCGAATGCGATGTGGAAAAAGCGCTCATACGCCCAGCTTGCGAAATGTGCAGAAGCACAAGCACTTCGCAAGGCTTTCCCCGAGGTCGGGTCGGTACCAACTGCCGACGAGATGGAAGGCAAGGTCTTCGAGGAAGGGCCTCGCGAAGTCGCTTCGCAACGTCAACCTGAGCAGCCTATAGAGGCCGAACCGCTTGAAACCTACCCAGACGCCAAGCTGCAGGAAAACCTGCCGAAATGGCGGGCTGCAGTCGAGGCTGGTCGCTCATCTCCGGAACACCTGATTGCAACTGTGAGCAGCAAGTACACGCTCACCCAAGAGCAGATCGACGCCATCAACCAGCTCAAACCCATCGAAGGTGAAGCCGCATGA
- a CDS encoding regulator, which produces MDDEKRIDAMIALLRSMKVDRKRQAKLSAVSYLDLTPKQAEKRNADADWIGMEQIKRGHELHALAVELGFAERRSSYESIELRDNWHRFKYTPRTPA; this is translated from the coding sequence ATGGATGATGAAAAGCGCATAGACGCGATGATCGCCTTGCTGCGCAGCATGAAGGTTGACCGCAAGCGACAAGCCAAGCTCAGCGCTGTGAGCTACCTGGATCTAACGCCCAAGCAAGCAGAGAAGCGAAACGCAGATGCCGACTGGATTGGCATGGAGCAGATAAAACGAGGGCACGAACTGCATGCGCTGGCAGTTGAATTGGGCTTTGCTGAGCGACGTAGCAGCTACGAGTCAATTGAGCTGCGAGACAACTGGCATAGGTTCAAGTACACACCGAGAACACCAGCCTGA
- a CDS encoding XRE family transcriptional regulator, whose protein sequence is MHTTAECSEACSRERGQERIGFLLLQLHARLRSGSCLPLSEELQPKVTTKPENLQGKIAVNTTTAGCILRHMKTTGERIAASRENKGMNQSELARKLGVSPQSVQAWEANKNTPRQQRLKAIAEALNVTSSYLIGESSVPHIGWANVEEGPPITSPIRRIDIVGTAQLGQGGYWINLELAEGFVETYSRDEDAYALRLKGDSMSPAIRDGWVAVCEPNHRLVPGEYVMVTTTDGQSMVKELLFENDEAVSLMSVNSAYGERRTIPRKEIDRIHYVGNILAPSKVLGRY, encoded by the coding sequence TTGCACACCACCGCTGAATGTTCTGAGGCGTGCAGCCGAGAACGCGGGCAAGAGCGGATTGGCTTCCTGCTGCTTCAGCTGCACGCACGGCTGCGTTCTGGGTCATGTCTGCCTCTGTCGGAAGAATTACAACCCAAAGTTACAACAAAGCCCGAAAACCTACAAGGCAAAATTGCAGTGAACACTACAACTGCCGGTTGTATCCTTCGGCACATGAAAACTACTGGCGAACGAATCGCTGCATCCCGCGAGAACAAAGGGATGAACCAATCTGAGCTAGCCCGGAAGCTAGGTGTATCCCCGCAATCCGTGCAAGCGTGGGAGGCGAACAAGAACACTCCTCGCCAACAGCGACTGAAAGCGATCGCCGAGGCGTTGAACGTCACCTCTTCCTACTTGATAGGCGAGTCCAGCGTTCCGCATATTGGCTGGGCTAATGTGGAAGAAGGTCCTCCCATCACATCACCCATTCGAAGGATCGATATCGTGGGCACCGCACAGCTTGGCCAGGGCGGCTACTGGATCAATCTGGAGCTTGCAGAAGGATTTGTAGAGACATACTCCCGTGATGAGGATGCCTATGCCCTTCGCTTGAAGGGTGATTCGATGTCGCCGGCGATCCGCGATGGCTGGGTTGCCGTATGCGAGCCCAACCACCGCCTGGTCCCAGGTGAGTATGTGATGGTGACCACAACCGACGGGCAGAGCATGGTCAAGGAGCTGCTGTTCGAGAACGACGAGGCGGTCAGCCTCATGTCGGTCAACTCGGCCTACGGCGAGCGCCGGACCATCCCGCGCAAGGAGATCGACCGCATCCACTACGTGGGCAATATTCTAGCGCCAAGTAAGGTTCTAGGACGCTATTGA
- a CDS encoding transcriptional regulator, which translates to MRAAEAAGSQSALARVLGCTPQNIQRWCATGRIPAERVLTVERATGISRHELRPDLYPSESLSAA; encoded by the coding sequence GTGCGTGCAGCTGAAGCAGCAGGAAGCCAATCCGCTCTTGCCCGCGTTCTCGGCTGCACGCCTCAGAACATTCAGCGGTGGTGTGCAACCGGCCGTATTCCAGCAGAGCGCGTACTTACCGTAGAGAGAGCCACCGGCATTTCCCGCCACGAACTACGCCCAGACCTTTATCCGAGCGAGTCGCTTTCTGCGGCTTAA
- a CDS encoding phage regulatory CII family protein → MENFLRATQAAVLDNEAKTLAAKMGLGHVSLLQRANPDNDAHHLTIEHLFGILLHSGDMRPLETLAGEFGFELVAKQAPKPQELTKSMISVGKEFADLTIAVHSALEDGHVCQFDKSTIRREISHIRESLDVMDASVRAA, encoded by the coding sequence ATGGAAAACTTTCTGCGCGCCACCCAGGCCGCTGTTCTGGATAACGAAGCGAAGACGCTTGCCGCGAAGATGGGCTTGGGCCATGTCAGCCTGCTGCAGCGCGCCAACCCAGACAACGACGCCCACCACCTGACCATCGAGCACCTGTTCGGCATTTTGCTGCACAGCGGTGACATGCGCCCGCTGGAAACCCTGGCAGGTGAGTTCGGCTTTGAGCTGGTGGCCAAGCAAGCGCCCAAGCCTCAGGAACTTACCAAATCAATGATCAGCGTTGGCAAGGAGTTCGCCGACCTGACCATCGCTGTTCATTCGGCACTGGAAGATGGCCATGTCTGCCAGTTCGACAAATCGACGATCCGCCGCGAGATCTCGCATATTCGGGAGAGCCTGGACGTGATGGATGCGTCGGTAAGAGCTGCCTGA
- a CDS encoding Rha family transcriptional regulator: MSSREIATVTAKRHNNVKRDIVAMLVELKEDVLSFEHIYLDGQNREQVEYRLDRELTDTLLTGYSAKLRRAVIRRWAELEQQEGARQVVNANGTKVIGELAILECFTRLLKPAPSSQMLMLTKIAENNGLNPKFLPGYAIDAAPDATAGGSMPTKAVTALIKDHGLPTTAATFNHALAAAGFLKTMQRKNSRQQTVHFWSITDKGLRYGKNLTSPQSPRETQPHWYVDRFLELADLIGKGRP; the protein is encoded by the coding sequence ATGTCTTCGCGCGAGATCGCCACTGTTACGGCGAAACGCCACAACAACGTGAAGCGCGACATTGTCGCGATGCTGGTTGAGCTGAAAGAAGATGTGCTCAGTTTTGAGCATATCTATCTGGACGGCCAAAACCGTGAGCAGGTCGAGTACCGCCTTGACCGTGAGCTGACCGACACACTGCTGACGGGCTACAGTGCCAAGCTGCGTCGTGCTGTGATCCGCCGCTGGGCCGAGCTTGAGCAGCAGGAAGGAGCCCGCCAGGTCGTCAACGCCAATGGCACCAAGGTCATCGGCGAGCTGGCGATTCTCGAATGCTTCACGCGCCTGCTTAAGCCTGCGCCATCAAGCCAGATGCTGATGCTCACCAAGATCGCCGAGAACAACGGCCTAAACCCGAAGTTCTTGCCCGGCTATGCCATCGACGCCGCACCTGATGCCACTGCCGGCGGTTCCATGCCTACCAAAGCGGTCACGGCGCTGATCAAGGATCACGGCCTGCCCACTACGGCCGCCACCTTCAATCACGCCTTGGCCGCTGCCGGCTTCCTCAAAACCATGCAGCGCAAAAACTCCCGTCAGCAAACCGTCCACTTCTGGTCGATCACTGATAAGGGCCTGCGCTACGGCAAGAACCTCACCAGCCCCCAATCACCCCGCGAGACGCAACCTCACTGGTACGTGGATCGCTTCCTTGAGCTTGCCGATCTGATCGGCAAAGGACGTCCGTAA
- a CDS encoding DnaT-like ssDNA-binding domain-containing protein: MAGDWIKFEITTMDKPEVAQIADLADIDPDAVVGKLMRIWAWFDQQTEKGNAPSVSKKLLDRAVGVTGFCDHMKSVGWMEECDGRISLPHFDRHNGKTAKNRALTAKRVASHKTKGNAGSVTNALPKEEKRREDQNPLSAHEAVDPRMPSEMTLDWAPDQKLLKTYAVHSGVALNLFTEEARRAFTAHYEPRGQVNTQAEWVQMLVKWVLNDRNRAAASNIRPFPARQSNEPDFDDTSWADGLVVKT, encoded by the coding sequence ATGGCCGGAGACTGGATCAAATTCGAAATCACCACTATGGACAAGCCCGAGGTAGCGCAGATAGCAGACCTGGCCGATATTGATCCCGATGCGGTGGTGGGAAAGCTCATGCGCATTTGGGCATGGTTCGACCAACAAACCGAAAAAGGTAACGCTCCTAGCGTTAGCAAAAAGTTACTCGACCGTGCCGTGGGCGTTACCGGATTCTGCGATCACATGAAATCGGTTGGCTGGATGGAAGAGTGCGACGGCCGAATCAGCCTGCCTCACTTTGATCGACACAACGGCAAGACCGCCAAGAACCGGGCTTTGACGGCCAAAAGGGTCGCCTCTCACAAAACCAAAGGTAACGCTGGCAGCGTTACTAATGCGTTACCTAAAGAAGAGAAGAGAAGAGAAGATCAAAACCCTCTCTCTGCGCACGAAGCTGTCGACCCCCGCATGCCCAGCGAAATGACCCTCGACTGGGCGCCTGATCAAAAGCTGCTCAAGACCTATGCCGTGCACTCGGGTGTGGCCTTGAACCTGTTCACCGAAGAGGCGCGCCGCGCTTTCACTGCTCATTACGAGCCGCGCGGCCAGGTGAATACCCAGGCCGAATGGGTGCAGATGCTGGTCAAGTGGGTGCTGAACGACCGCAACCGCGCCGCCGCCTCGAACATCCGGCCGTTCCCGGCCCGCCAGAGCAACGAACCTGACTTCGACGACACCTCATGGGCTGACGGTCTTGTGGTGAAGACATGA
- a CDS encoding replication protein P has protein sequence MKSVNQLMAAATNLPAVEPTQAIPVSPETTEVVNALFRKLRGIFPAWRQAWPSTEALNAAKEEWIKGFAAEGIRSLEQIEFGIQNCRKTKKPFAPSVGEFIALCKPSPEDFGMPPVADAWIEALMGTYSHEAVHLAAKATGLFDLRGAKQDDKGLRQRFDRNYEVILRRAQDGQPLDGKILTGIGHDSQKSELELANERADRQAQARIIQQGIPADGASARALLMAKFGKRAS, from the coding sequence ATGAAGTCCGTGAACCAGCTGATGGCAGCAGCCACTAATCTGCCGGCGGTCGAGCCCACCCAGGCGATCCCTGTCTCTCCGGAAACTACCGAGGTCGTCAACGCGCTGTTCCGCAAGCTGCGCGGGATCTTTCCGGCCTGGCGCCAGGCGTGGCCATCGACCGAAGCGCTGAACGCGGCCAAGGAAGAGTGGATCAAGGGTTTCGCCGCCGAGGGTATCCGCTCGCTCGAGCAGATCGAGTTCGGCATCCAGAACTGCCGCAAGACCAAGAAGCCATTCGCCCCGAGCGTCGGCGAGTTCATTGCCCTGTGCAAGCCGAGCCCGGAAGACTTCGGCATGCCGCCAGTGGCTGACGCATGGATCGAAGCGCTGATGGGCACCTACAGCCATGAAGCGGTCCACTTGGCAGCCAAGGCCACCGGCCTGTTCGATCTGCGCGGCGCCAAGCAGGACGACAAGGGGCTGCGCCAGCGCTTCGACCGCAACTACGAAGTGATCCTACGCCGCGCCCAAGACGGCCAGCCACTCGACGGCAAGATCCTGACCGGCATCGGCCACGACAGCCAGAAGAGCGAGCTTGAGCTGGCCAACGAGCGAGCAGATCGGCAGGCGCAGGCGCGGATTATTCAGCAGGGCATACCAGCAGACGGCGCTTCGGCGCGTGCGTTGCTGATGGCGAAATTTGGGAAGAGGGCTTCGTGA
- a CDS encoding recombination protein NinB yields the protein MTEIIMRSRADTSRLNGFLDGTDFTKPKKIVIKDLDRSGEQNKLLHARLTDIASQVEHAGKKWDVLIWKRLLTAAWLRESGDKPQMIPAVDGHGFDVIYERTSKLTVKQCAELLDWVEAFGGEHQVRWTAKDHWGGRY from the coding sequence ATGACTGAGATCATCATGCGCAGCCGCGCTGACACCAGCCGGCTCAATGGCTTCCTCGACGGCACCGACTTCACCAAACCCAAGAAGATCGTGATCAAGGACCTGGACCGCAGTGGCGAGCAGAACAAGCTGCTCCACGCGCGTCTCACCGACATTGCGAGCCAGGTCGAGCACGCAGGCAAGAAATGGGACGTGCTCATCTGGAAGCGCCTTCTGACTGCTGCCTGGCTGCGCGAGTCGGGCGACAAGCCCCAGATGATCCCTGCGGTCGACGGTCATGGCTTTGACGTGATCTACGAGCGCACCAGCAAGCTGACCGTGAAGCAGTGCGCCGAGCTTCTGGACTGGGTTGAGGCGTTCGGCGGCGAGCATCAGGTGCGGTGGACGGCCAAGGATCATTGGGGAGGTCGGTACTGA
- a CDS encoding recombination protein NinG — MRTAIKERRKKTCANPACAIQFIPAQIGQKVCGWACGLAIAPANQDRARKAIEQRERREIKVRKEKLKSRADHLKDTQQAFNAWIRERDAGQPCISCGTTADVQYCAGHYRTTAAAPELRFEPLNVHLQCNRNCNMGQSGNLLGYRPRLIEKIGLEAVEWLEGPHEPKKYMIDELKALTATYRAKTRELKGKAA, encoded by the coding sequence ATGCGCACCGCCATCAAAGAACGCCGCAAGAAGACCTGCGCCAATCCGGCCTGCGCAATCCAGTTCATACCGGCCCAGATCGGGCAGAAGGTTTGTGGGTGGGCGTGCGGCCTGGCCATCGCACCGGCGAATCAGGATCGGGCACGCAAGGCCATTGAGCAGCGCGAGCGCCGCGAGATCAAGGTTCGGAAGGAGAAGCTGAAGAGCAGGGCAGATCACCTCAAGGACACGCAACAGGCCTTCAATGCGTGGATTCGCGAGCGAGACGCAGGGCAGCCCTGCATCAGCTGCGGCACCACGGCGGACGTGCAGTACTGTGCAGGCCATTACCGCACAACTGCTGCGGCTCCAGAGCTCAGATTTGAGCCATTGAACGTACATCTTCAGTGCAACCGCAACTGCAACATGGGCCAGTCCGGGAATCTGCTGGGATACCGGCCTCGCCTGATCGAGAAGATCGGCCTTGAGGCAGTGGAGTGGCTGGAAGGCCCACATGAGCCGAAGAAGTACATGATCGACGAATTGAAAGCGCTCACAGCCACCTACCGGGCCAAGACCCGCGAGCTCAAGGGGAAAGCAGCATGA
- a CDS encoding chemotaxis protein — translation MDPTDLGPGTATWLGGTGTVLLGGFLWLRKFLSKDATDRAMDNADIGTVRRLNELLDSEREARKASDARADQFAKERNELAAAVGRMEGKIEALTGQVAQLTDKVTSQSAEIARLRAQLGGAN, via the coding sequence ATGGACCCAACCGACCTCGGCCCAGGCACAGCTACCTGGCTGGGCGGCACGGGCACCGTATTGCTGGGTGGATTCCTGTGGTTGCGCAAATTCCTGTCCAAGGACGCAACCGACAGGGCCATGGACAACGCCGACATCGGCACCGTCCGCCGCCTGAATGAACTGCTCGATTCCGAACGCGAGGCCCGCAAGGCTTCAGATGCTCGTGCCGATCAGTTTGCCAAAGAACGTAACGAACTCGCTGCCGCAGTTGGCCGTATGGAAGGGAAGATAGAAGCCCTCACTGGCCAGGTCGCCCAACTCACAGACAAGGTAACCAGTCAGAGCGCCGAGATTGCGCGGCTGCGTGCCCAGCTCGGAGGCGCCAACTGA
- a CDS encoding terminase, protein MKPEHLKLLRDKRWRLNNLYFITDKQGKKVRFRMTDEQVEYFEGIHTRNIILKARQLGFTTECCIIQLDAALFESAKCALIAHTLNDAKRLFREKVKYAYDNLPNEIKAANPASNDAAGELVFSKGGSIYVSTSFRGGTLRYLHVSEFGKICAKYPHKAREIVTGAFEAVAAECFVTIESTAEGRAGYFFDYSQAAEKQHLSGVPLGQLDWKFFFFSWWKNQGYWLDPSTAIIPDRLTKYFDELCAKHGIVTNPGQRAWYAAKERTLGDDMKREYPSIPAEAFQQSIEGAYYAQQFNKLYTDQRIGVIPDNRHLPVMTFWDIGVSDSTAIWFVRKVGEQYHLIDYYENSGEGLRHYMKVLKDKGYTYSEHWGPHDIDNREFGSDAKTRRELAREGYEIDGQKYSMTFQVVPKIGINDGIEQVREILPHCAFDESKCEEGIACLENYRKEWDDKRGCWKDKPLHDWTSHGSDAFRYFAVAKSARKPVKSIKMGFAR, encoded by the coding sequence ATGAAGCCCGAGCATCTGAAGCTGCTCCGGGACAAGCGCTGGCGACTGAACAACCTCTACTTCATCACGGACAAGCAGGGCAAGAAGGTCCGCTTCCGGATGACGGACGAGCAGGTCGAGTACTTCGAGGGTATCCACACTCGCAACATCATCCTCAAGGCTCGACAGCTCGGCTTCACCACTGAGTGCTGCATCATCCAGCTGGATGCAGCACTGTTTGAGTCTGCGAAGTGCGCCCTGATTGCTCACACCCTGAACGACGCCAAGCGCTTGTTCCGGGAGAAGGTGAAGTACGCCTACGACAACCTGCCGAACGAGATCAAGGCAGCGAACCCGGCCAGCAACGACGCTGCCGGCGAGCTGGTGTTCAGCAAGGGCGGATCGATCTACGTCAGCACCTCGTTCCGGGGCGGCACACTGCGCTACCTGCACGTTTCCGAGTTCGGGAAGATCTGCGCCAAGTATCCGCACAAAGCGCGCGAGATAGTCACTGGTGCGTTCGAGGCGGTGGCCGCTGAATGCTTTGTCACGATCGAGTCGACCGCAGAGGGTAGGGCGGGCTACTTCTTCGATTACAGCCAGGCTGCCGAGAAGCAGCACCTTTCCGGCGTCCCGCTGGGTCAGCTGGATTGGAAGTTTTTCTTCTTCAGCTGGTGGAAGAATCAGGGCTACTGGCTCGACCCTTCTACCGCGATCATCCCGGACCGGCTGACCAAGTATTTCGACGAGCTTTGCGCCAAGCACGGCATTGTCACCAACCCCGGTCAGCGCGCCTGGTACGCAGCCAAAGAGCGGACGCTGGGCGACGACATGAAACGGGAATACCCGTCGATACCGGCCGAGGCGTTCCAGCAGTCGATCGAGGGCGCGTATTACGCCCAGCAGTTCAACAAGCTCTACACCGATCAGCGCATCGGTGTGATCCCGGACAACCGACACCTGCCGGTGATGACCTTCTGGGACATCGGTGTGAGCGACTCCACGGCTATCTGGTTCGTGCGCAAGGTGGGCGAGCAGTACCACCTCATCGACTACTACGAGAACAGCGGCGAGGGCCTGCGGCACTACATGAAGGTGCTGAAGGACAAGGGGTACACCTACTCCGAGCACTGGGGGCCGCACGACATCGACAACCGCGAGTTTGGCAGCGATGCCAAGACCCGGCGGGAACTGGCCCGCGAGGGCTATGAGATCGACGGCCAGAAATACAGCATGACGTTCCAGGTGGTGCCGAAGATCGGCATCAACGACGGTATCGAGCAGGTCCGCGAGATCCTTCCCCACTGCGCGTTCGACGAATCCAAATGCGAGGAGGGTATCGCGTGCCTGGAAAACTACCGCAAGGAGTGGGACGACAAGCGTGGCTGCTGGAAAGACAAACCGCTTCACGACTGGACCTCGCACGGCTCTGACGCCTTCCGGTACTTCGCTGTCGCCAAGAGCGCCCGCAAGCCGGTCAAATCAATCAAGATGGGATTCGCACGCTGA